A stretch of the Zeugodacus cucurbitae isolate PBARC_wt_2022May chromosome 6, idZeuCucr1.2, whole genome shotgun sequence genome encodes the following:
- the LOC105214524 gene encoding uncharacterized protein LOC105214524 isoform X1, translating to MADNADNRGDTPAQPPSPPQQQQQPQPPPQPQPGVNIPNINGNVPNFANVWNVDLTANPFNFNNNVNRAGQNNLMNVRDRLFHAIYFKIALMYAQIFPKPLQRVLEYFILLKALLFFFALVYIHMAFIKNPATCLQNVKDWPRDGVLRVEVIPNLEKQRDLLSKTKANEQLVRYLQNYYHYGIGPQTKINHDRLKQYERTLTRSGYQLRPTYTYSNETLIYYFKTEAIAGQTAETKVAEKVEKSDSDDDEQYIVEYSLEYGHLRLSSATRKRLKIPVRVVQLDPMTDKCFGDKFSKFLLKQLLGYDDLLMSSVRVIAEKEDNKGYLRNVITGEHYRFVSMWWAAWSSYLTAFFVMVLFTFSISMLLRFSHHQIFVFIVDLLQMLEFNVTARFPIAPLLTVILALVGMESIMSEFFNDTTTAFYIILIVWVADQYDAICCHTSITKRHWLRFFFLYHFAFYAYHYRFSGQNSSLALVSSWLFIQHSMFYFFHRYELPVIIQQAQILIITNNQNVAGNGAQQQQQQQLPGQGRPATILMGRLFRRPAAAQQQQQQQQQQRQFLEALRNQALIPYVGGLLQRRGGAVETLRRTLLQRGWTGPPRVRVQIANLQRINLRSIQINPANLDAIARASDAAGGEAVAGGAAAASTTVNVGGDGSAGGGAEGTITIRQVENTDAPTNGASGSNSNNNSNTIGITISFNTAPRELGGEVRTATLVDNGGPTVLAAATSSANELTAGITTVNAGAESQPTSTTPTGADSKEQAAQQNETNTAVTTAEKDEVNEQNLSQNPINQIQPNLDINNEALLKEETVNTVDTLANGTCDNASGLNSQKAEHLEEHSYSASATTTSAELTAEKTTTLEREPEPEPEVVAILDTSVPQPVLLPTTTKVMSEATASTVTTTTTTSPNTLAAQLTAAHLSPALVNVIPTTTTTTTAETASSVPDESGGIADIGNADTASGLVFAKSNAPLAATENATAPTQLPAVERSTAADCVHNPQDAASAWCAVSAPSEEVESLN from the exons ATGGCAGACAATGCAGATAATAGAGGTGATACACCTGCCCAACCACCCTCGCccccacagcaacaacaacaaccgcagccACCGCCACAACCACAGCCGGGCGTAAATATTCCCAATATCAATGGGAATGTGCCCAATTTTGCTAATGTATGGAATGTGGATTTAACAGCgaatccatttaattttaacaacaaTGTTAATCGTGCTGGCCAA AATAACCTGATGAATGTACGTGATCGGCTGTTTCATGCCATTTATTTCAAGATTGCTCTCATGTATGCACAAATATTTCCCAA GCCGCTGCAACGAGTTTTGGAATATTTCATATTGCTGAAGGCATTATTATTCTTCTTCGctttggtatacatacatatggcatTTATCAAGAATCCTGCGACATGTCTGCAAAATGTCAAAGATTGGCCACGCGATGGAGTGCTAAG agttGAAGTTATACCAAATTTGGAGAAGCAGCGTGATTTGTTGTCCAAGACCAAAGCCAATGAGCAGCTGGTGCGTTATTTGCAGAACTATTA TCATTACGGCATTGGTCCGCAAACTAAAATCAACCATGATCGACTCAAACAATATGAAcgcactttgacacgctccggCTATCAATTACGGCCCACATATACCTATTCGAATGAAACTTTAATCTACTATTTCAAAACGGAGGCCATAGCTGGACAAACAGCTGAAACCAAAGTTGCCGAGAAGGTGGAAAAATCCGACAGTGATGATG ATGAACAGTATATCGTGGAATATTCATTAGAATATGGACACTTGCGTTTATCATCAGCCACACGTAAGCGTCTGAAGATACCAGTGCGTGTGGTGCAATTGGATCCGATGACCGATAAATGTTTTGGtgataaatttagtaaatttctgCTCAAACAGCTTTTGGG TTACGATGACTTACTAATGTCCTCGGTGCGTGTGATTGCTGAAAAGGAAGATAATAAAGGTTATTTGCGTAATGTCATCACTGGTGAACATTATCGCTTTGTCTCAATGTGGTGGGCAGCATGGAGTTCATATCTAACAGCATTTTTTGTAATGGTGCTTTTT ACATTTTCTATTTCAATGCTTTTACGCTTCTCACATCATCAAATTTTCGTCTTCATTG TTGATCTTTTACAAATGCTGGAATTCAATGTGACTGCGCGTTTTCCTATTGCACCATTGCTAACTGTAATTTTAGCTCTCGTTG GAATGGAATCAATAATGTCGGAGTTCTTTAACGATACAACAACGGCATTCTATATAATATTGATTGTTTGGGTTGCAGATCAGTACGATGCGATTTGTTGCCATACGAGCATTACCAAACGCCATTGGTTAAG ATTCTTCTTTTTGTACCATTTTGCGTTTTACGCTTATCATTATCGTTTTAGTGGACAAAACAGTAGTTTGGCATTGGTATCCTCTTGGCTGTTTATACAG CACTCAATGTTTTACTTTTTCCATCGTTACGAGTTGCCTGTCATTATTCAACAAGCGCAAATACTTATCATAACAAACAATCAGAATGTGGCGGGGAATGGcgcacaacagcagcaacaacaacaattgcctgGTCAGGGACGACCGGCTACCATACTGATGGGACGTCTATTTCGGCGTCCAGCTGCcgcacagcaacagcagcagcaacaacaacagcagcgacaaTTCCTCGAAGCTCTGCGTAATCAGGCGCTCATCCCCTATGTCGGTGGCTTGCTGCAGCGACGGGGCGGCGCAGTGGAGACGCTACGTCGCACGCTTTTACAGCGTGGCTGGACGGGTCCGCCACGTGTTCGCGTGCAAATCGCCAATTTGCAGCGCATTAATTTGCGTTCCATTCAGATAAATCCAGCGAATCTGGATGCGATCGCCCGCGCAAGCGACGCAGCTGGCGGTGAGGCGGTAGCAGGAGGAGCTGCAGCTGCATCAACAACGGTGAATGTTGGTGGCGATGGTAGTGCTGGTGGTGGTGCCGAGGGCACAATTACTATAAGACAGGTGGAAAATACAGATGCGCCAACGAATGGCGCAAGtggtagcaacagcaacaacaacagcaacaccataGGCATCACAATCTCCTTCAATACAGCACCGCGTGAGTTGGGTGGTGAGGTGAGAACCGCCACGCTGGTGGACAATGGCGGGCCAACTGTATTAGCTGCTGCCACATCGTCGGCGAACGAGTTGACAGCAGGAATTACTACGGTGAATGCTGGCGCGGAATCACAACCAAcgtcaacaacaccaacag GTGCTGATTCCAAAGAGCAGGCAGCGCAGCAAAATGAAACGAACACCGCAGTGACAACCGCTGAGAAAGACGAAGTGAACGAGCAGAACCTGTCCCAAAACCCCATTAACCAAATTCAACCAAATTTGGATATTAACAATGAAGCGCTACTTAAAGAAGAAACTGTTAATACAGTTGATACACTGGCAAATGGTACTTGTGACAATGCGAGCGGTTTAAACAGCCAAAAAGCAGAACATTTAGAAGAGCACTCATACTCAGCgagtgcaacaacaacttcaGCCGAATTGACTGCAGAGAAGACAACAACACTTGAGCGCGAGCCAGAACCAGAACCAGAAGTGGTGGCCATATTAGACACGTCTGTGCCACAACCTGTGCtgctaccaacaacaacaaaagtaatgtCTGAAGCGACAGCGTCCACAgtcacgacaacaacaacaacatcaccaaACACGCTTGCCGCACAGCTGACAGCAGCTCACCTGAGCCCGGCTCTAGTAAATGTTATACCAACAactacaaccacaacaacagctgAAACAGCGTCAAGTGTACCAGACGAAAGCGGCGGCATCGCTGATATCGGAAATGCCGACACCGCATCCGGACTCGTGTTTGCGAAATCCAACGCTCCACTTGCTGCAACCGAGAACGCGACCGCCCCGACACAGTTGCCCGCGGTAGAGCGGTCAACGGCTGCTGACTGCGTCCACAATCCTCAGGACGCGGCTTCGGCGTGGTGTGCTGTCTCTGCTCCGAGTGAGGAGGTGGAGTCCTTAAATTAA
- the LOC105214524 gene encoding uncharacterized protein LOC105214524 isoform X2, which translates to MADNADNRGDTPAQPPSPPQQQQQPQPPPQPQPGVNIPNINGNVPNFANVWNVDLTANPFNFNNNVNRAGQNNLMNVRDRLFHAIYFKIALMYAQIFPKPLQRVLEYFILLKALLFFFALVYIHMAFIKNPATCLQNVKDWPRDGVLRVEVIPNLEKQRDLLSKTKANEQLVRYLQNYYHYGIGPQTKINHDRLKQYERTLTRSGYQLRPTYTYSNETLIYYFKTEAIAGQTAETKVAEKVEKSDSDDDEQYIVEYSLEYGHLRLSSATRKRLKIPVRVVQLDPMTDKCFGDKFSKFLLKQLLGYDDLLMSSVRVIAEKEDNKGYLRNVITGEHYRFVSMWWAAWSSYLTAFFVMVLFTFSISMLLRFSHHQIFVFIVDLLQMLEFNVTARFPIAPLLTVILALVGMESIMSEFFNDTTTAFYIILIVWVADQYDAICCHTSITKRHWLRFFFLYHFAFYAYHYRFSGQNSSLALVSSWLFIQHSMFYFFHRYELPVIIQQAQILIITNNQNVAGNGAQQQQQQQLPGQGRPATILMGRLFRRPAAAQQQQQQQQQQRQFLEALRNQALIPYVGGLLQRRGGAVETLRRTLLQRGWTGPPRVRVQIANLQRINLRSIQINPANLDAIARASDAAGGEAVAGGAAAASTTVNVGGDGSAGGGAEGTITIRQVENTDAPTNGASGSNSNNNSNTIGITISFNTAPRELGGEVRTATLVDNGGPTVLAAATSSANELTAGITTVNAGAESQPTSTTPTALLKEETVNTVDTLANGTCDNASGLNSQKAEHLEEHSYSASATTTSAELTAEKTTTLEREPEPEPEVVAILDTSVPQPVLLPTTTKVMSEATASTVTTTTTTSPNTLAAQLTAAHLSPALVNVIPTTTTTTTAETASSVPDESGGIADIGNADTASGLVFAKSNAPLAATENATAPTQLPAVERSTAADCVHNPQDAASAWCAVSAPSEEVESLN; encoded by the exons ATGGCAGACAATGCAGATAATAGAGGTGATACACCTGCCCAACCACCCTCGCccccacagcaacaacaacaaccgcagccACCGCCACAACCACAGCCGGGCGTAAATATTCCCAATATCAATGGGAATGTGCCCAATTTTGCTAATGTATGGAATGTGGATTTAACAGCgaatccatttaattttaacaacaaTGTTAATCGTGCTGGCCAA AATAACCTGATGAATGTACGTGATCGGCTGTTTCATGCCATTTATTTCAAGATTGCTCTCATGTATGCACAAATATTTCCCAA GCCGCTGCAACGAGTTTTGGAATATTTCATATTGCTGAAGGCATTATTATTCTTCTTCGctttggtatacatacatatggcatTTATCAAGAATCCTGCGACATGTCTGCAAAATGTCAAAGATTGGCCACGCGATGGAGTGCTAAG agttGAAGTTATACCAAATTTGGAGAAGCAGCGTGATTTGTTGTCCAAGACCAAAGCCAATGAGCAGCTGGTGCGTTATTTGCAGAACTATTA TCATTACGGCATTGGTCCGCAAACTAAAATCAACCATGATCGACTCAAACAATATGAAcgcactttgacacgctccggCTATCAATTACGGCCCACATATACCTATTCGAATGAAACTTTAATCTACTATTTCAAAACGGAGGCCATAGCTGGACAAACAGCTGAAACCAAAGTTGCCGAGAAGGTGGAAAAATCCGACAGTGATGATG ATGAACAGTATATCGTGGAATATTCATTAGAATATGGACACTTGCGTTTATCATCAGCCACACGTAAGCGTCTGAAGATACCAGTGCGTGTGGTGCAATTGGATCCGATGACCGATAAATGTTTTGGtgataaatttagtaaatttctgCTCAAACAGCTTTTGGG TTACGATGACTTACTAATGTCCTCGGTGCGTGTGATTGCTGAAAAGGAAGATAATAAAGGTTATTTGCGTAATGTCATCACTGGTGAACATTATCGCTTTGTCTCAATGTGGTGGGCAGCATGGAGTTCATATCTAACAGCATTTTTTGTAATGGTGCTTTTT ACATTTTCTATTTCAATGCTTTTACGCTTCTCACATCATCAAATTTTCGTCTTCATTG TTGATCTTTTACAAATGCTGGAATTCAATGTGACTGCGCGTTTTCCTATTGCACCATTGCTAACTGTAATTTTAGCTCTCGTTG GAATGGAATCAATAATGTCGGAGTTCTTTAACGATACAACAACGGCATTCTATATAATATTGATTGTTTGGGTTGCAGATCAGTACGATGCGATTTGTTGCCATACGAGCATTACCAAACGCCATTGGTTAAG ATTCTTCTTTTTGTACCATTTTGCGTTTTACGCTTATCATTATCGTTTTAGTGGACAAAACAGTAGTTTGGCATTGGTATCCTCTTGGCTGTTTATACAG CACTCAATGTTTTACTTTTTCCATCGTTACGAGTTGCCTGTCATTATTCAACAAGCGCAAATACTTATCATAACAAACAATCAGAATGTGGCGGGGAATGGcgcacaacagcagcaacaacaacaattgcctgGTCAGGGACGACCGGCTACCATACTGATGGGACGTCTATTTCGGCGTCCAGCTGCcgcacagcaacagcagcagcaacaacaacagcagcgacaaTTCCTCGAAGCTCTGCGTAATCAGGCGCTCATCCCCTATGTCGGTGGCTTGCTGCAGCGACGGGGCGGCGCAGTGGAGACGCTACGTCGCACGCTTTTACAGCGTGGCTGGACGGGTCCGCCACGTGTTCGCGTGCAAATCGCCAATTTGCAGCGCATTAATTTGCGTTCCATTCAGATAAATCCAGCGAATCTGGATGCGATCGCCCGCGCAAGCGACGCAGCTGGCGGTGAGGCGGTAGCAGGAGGAGCTGCAGCTGCATCAACAACGGTGAATGTTGGTGGCGATGGTAGTGCTGGTGGTGGTGCCGAGGGCACAATTACTATAAGACAGGTGGAAAATACAGATGCGCCAACGAATGGCGCAAGtggtagcaacagcaacaacaacagcaacaccataGGCATCACAATCTCCTTCAATACAGCACCGCGTGAGTTGGGTGGTGAGGTGAGAACCGCCACGCTGGTGGACAATGGCGGGCCAACTGTATTAGCTGCTGCCACATCGTCGGCGAACGAGTTGACAGCAGGAATTACTACGGTGAATGCTGGCGCGGAATCACAACCAAcgtcaacaacaccaacag CGCTACTTAAAGAAGAAACTGTTAATACAGTTGATACACTGGCAAATGGTACTTGTGACAATGCGAGCGGTTTAAACAGCCAAAAAGCAGAACATTTAGAAGAGCACTCATACTCAGCgagtgcaacaacaacttcaGCCGAATTGACTGCAGAGAAGACAACAACACTTGAGCGCGAGCCAGAACCAGAACCAGAAGTGGTGGCCATATTAGACACGTCTGTGCCACAACCTGTGCtgctaccaacaacaacaaaagtaatgtCTGAAGCGACAGCGTCCACAgtcacgacaacaacaacaacatcaccaaACACGCTTGCCGCACAGCTGACAGCAGCTCACCTGAGCCCGGCTCTAGTAAATGTTATACCAACAactacaaccacaacaacagctgAAACAGCGTCAAGTGTACCAGACGAAAGCGGCGGCATCGCTGATATCGGAAATGCCGACACCGCATCCGGACTCGTGTTTGCGAAATCCAACGCTCCACTTGCTGCAACCGAGAACGCGACCGCCCCGACACAGTTGCCCGCGGTAGAGCGGTCAACGGCTGCTGACTGCGTCCACAATCCTCAGGACGCGGCTTCGGCGTGGTGTGCTGTCTCTGCTCCGAGTGAGGAGGTGGAGTCCTTAAATTAA
- the LOC105214523 gene encoding uncharacterized protein LOC105214523, which produces MAKSKNNNLLIHGLILVTILATAKSAEAEITMEAAFQGHCGHTSPCEQLCYEIHDGMYECDCIEGYELNKNGYSCQVINSTNSADGRSKSDEDVLYQKGASFSAKLGYAPSTSSMAGDTANGVEASAPISSASFSMEDVEGVEDDNFFYDDTKRNDQRTKVNSNDYYISSEDVYFSNGDEQELTNTSQDVPELKTKLTEPTTTRGAINSRRVVVTATTDDPLEVSANKKSIRIHLKAETKPTAINTGSHKTRTLARNQKSTTSSASTTTTTQAINHNDNKKNKLMNQDSNDIDMDEPSFSGVAAKQPHLRTTSQSQSTYQDRNTAEAVDLYNKNNKSNNAKQSAAAGVSSKLSKLTNASVNSSASTNGHACDLDCGTEGVCERMDDTNKCLCPFGKSGESCLEEIKIRTPKFSKHSWLAFPALRGAYKHVQIRVEFRPESFDGIILLSGERDDLTGDFMALLLNKGFVEFWFDCGSGVGSVRSRETILLNEWNSVIIYRHRWDAWLVLNHGTKVQGRSNGLFSRITFREPVFLGGTGNITGLTKRLPVYNGFIGCIRRFVANEHEYKFEEHPLGDVNKGFDIQDCVTDKCFTYPCQHGGKCLPSDQGAVCLCPIGFVGDLCEIRMDLQVPAFNGSSFLRYAPLGDSALIWLELKVILKAEQPDGLILYSGSEKHGDFIALSLSGGFVEFVFDLGSGPAIVRSEYPLAIGQWHTVKVSRTARLAVLKVDTYPEVMTISSNGFWHLSLPENIFLGGVNHEDKLPLDLKSKAFFVGCIQKIDINGHSLSIISEALGGTNIGNCPHACVARPCGPLAECIPQMESYECRCNAFSTQCNMAAEVPIEELQKNKAKKKDNKEKYKINGKHTAHMAKHTKEGGHAKLHMSKVPMKSIKAPKTYHTTISPPLTERPASTSHRRMEHGSHHMETWEPLPLDEDVVEKTDDDIIYRDARRLDEQNYYNEAPLHRKHNKEKRKEKQATKESELWSTKPSDNSKVRGKDDHEHKSAYNFKLSRLPTHYESFQTNPEIDILTFDDNVEVEIGVEQDKDYEQSQDVKQRNGNDNNNDIGSTQDIFKGDDIDSIPLAWKTDEQADDRRHAHDAMNEETKSEPFFVDDLLFDTKSDGNQDYHRKELVQDMRRILANGPENTSNNKALKLVVDEYDYENDDSSPEDPTKSNLDNKNSDNSTFSMSSEFDAEFSEVNDDILEPVQTVVEEKSTTLAQHKPSPTIDTQTDWSLLKKMKLPADHQSQFVGVRKNFGACFAGEDSYFHYNDAETMSQVISYNIDLNLRIKTHSPNGVILWTGRQGTTEEDADFLSLGIENGYLHFRYDLGSGEVDIKFNTSRVSDGLWHRVRAFRDSQAGYLEIDGRKTTTQYSPGKLKQLNTDTGLYVGGIPNTIYFTRRKYANGIVGCISEIVLAGELKLNFDPNTLGTAHNVETGLL; this is translated from the exons GCCACTGTGGTCACACGAGTCCATGCGAACAATTGTGCTATGAAATTCACGATGGAATGTACGAGTGCGATTGCATTGAAGGTTACGAGCTGAACAAGAACGGTTACAGTTGTCAAG TAATCAACTCCACGAACAGTGCGGATGGTCGTTCCAAATCCGACGAGGATGTACTTTATCAAAAGGGCGCCTCATTTAGCGCCAAGCTCGGCTATGCGCCATCAACATCATCAATGGCAGGTGACACAGCGAATGGAGTGGAGGCTTCTGCGCCCATCTCGTCGGCATCATTCTCGATGGAGGATGTCGAGGGTGTAGAGGACGATAATTTTTTCTACGACGATACGAAACGCAACGACCAGCGTACAAAGGTCAATTCAAACGATTATTACATATCATCTGAAGACGTCTACTTCAGTAATGGCGATGAACAAGAGTTAACTAATACTAGCCAAGATGTACCTGAGTTGAAAACTAAACTGACAGAGCCGACAACGACACGGGGCGCAATCAATTCCCGCCGCGTTGTAGTAACTGCCACAACTGACGATCCCCTAGAAGTGTCAGCAAATAAGAAATCCATACGTATCCATTTGAAAGCGGAAACCAAACCTACAGCAATTAATACTGGGTCGCATAAGACAAGGACTTTAGCTCGCAATCAAAAGAGCACCACATCgtcagcatcaacaacaactaccACACAAGCAATTAATCATAAtgataataagaaaaataagctAATGAATCAAGACAGCAATGACATAGATATGGATGAGCCGAGTTTTAGTGGTGTCGCCGCCAAGCAGCCCCACCTGCGCACAACCAGTCAAAGTCAAAGTACATATCAGGATCGAAATACTGCAGAAGCAGTAGATctctacaataaaaacaataaaagcaacaatgcCAAGCAATCAGCTGCAGCAGGCGTGAGTTCCAAATTGAGCAAGTTGACCAATGCGAGTGTGAACAGCTCGGCTTCTACGAA TGGTCACGCTTGCGACTTGGATTGCGGCACGGAGGGCGTATGCGAACGTATGGACGACACTAACAAATGCCTTTGTCCCTTCGGTAAAAGCGGTGAGAGCTGCTTGGAAG aAATCAAAATCCGCACGCCGAAGTTTTCCAAGCATTCGTGGTTAGCTTTTCCGGCACTCAGGGGTGCCTATAAACACGTGCAG ATACGAGTTGAATTTCGACCAGAGTCATTCGATGGCATAATACTACTAAGCGGTGAGAGGGATGATCTAACCGGAGATTTTATGGCGCTTCTATTGAATAAAGGATTCGTTGAATTTTG GTTTGATTGTGGTTCAGGCGTAGGCAGTGTTCGTTCACGTGAGACCATATTGTTGAATGAGTGGAACTCGGTGATAATTTATCGTCACCGTTGGGATGCGTGGTTGGTATTGAACCATGGCACCAAAGTGCAGGGACGTTCTAAT GGACTCTTTTCCCGTATAACCTTCCGAGAACCGGTCTTTCTTGGCGGTACTGGCAACATTACGGGCTTAACAAAACGTTTACCCGTTTATAATGGATTTATCGGCTGCATAAGACGCTTTGTGGCAAACGAACATGAGTACAAGTTCGAGGAACATCCATTGGGAGATGTCAACAAGGGTTTTGACATAC AGGACTGTGTAACTGACAAATGCTTCACGTATCCTTGTCAACATGGCGGCAAGTGTTTGCCCTCAGACCAGGGCGCTGTTTGTCTCTGTCCTATAGGCTTCGTGGGCGATCTTTGCGAAATACGCATGGATCTTCAG GTACCCGCTTTTAACGGTTCGTCCTTCCTGCGTTATGCGCCACTTGGCGATAGTGCGCTTATTTGGTTGGAATTGAAG GTTATATTGAAAGCTGAACAACCCGATGGTCTAATATTATATTCGGGTTCGGAGAAACATGGCGACTTTATCGCCTTATCACTAAGTGGTGGTTTTGTTGAGTTTGTCTTTGATCTTGGCAGCGGACCAGCTATTGTTAG GAGCGAGTACCCGTTAGCGATTGGACAATGGCATACGGTAAAAGTGTCACGTACCGCTCGGTTAGCGGTTTTGAAG GTCGATACATATCCCGAAGTAATGACAATCTCATCAAACGGTTTCTGGCATCTCTCACtgcctgaaaatatatttttgggtgGCGTGAATCACGAAGATAAACTACCTTTGGATCTGAAATCGAAAGCGTTTTTCGTGGGATGTATACAAAAG ATCGACATCAATGGGCATTCGCTATCGATTATTTCGGAAGCTTTAGGCGGCACCAACATCGGAAATTGCCCGCATGCTTGCGTGGCTAGACCCTGTGGACCGCTTGCCGAATGTATACCACAAATGGAGAGTTATGAATGTCGTTGCAATGCTTTCAGTACGCAATGCAATATGGCCGCCGAGGTGCCAATCGAAGAGTTACAAAAGAATAAAGCGAAGAAAAAGGATAATAAagagaaatacaaaattaatggtaAACATACAGCACATATGGCCAAGCATACCAAGGAGGGTGGACACGCAAAATTGCATATGAGTAAAGTGCCTATGAAAAGTATAAAAGCCCCCAAAACTTACCACACCACCATCAGTCCGCCATTAACGGAGCGGCCTGCGTCTACAAGTCACAGACGCATGGAACATGGTAGCCATCATATGGAGACATGGGAACCGCTACCGCTGGATGAAGATGTGGTTGAGAAGACAGACGATGATATAATATATCGAGATGCACGTCGTCTGGATGAACAAAACTACTATAACGAAGCACCGTTACACCGCAAACATAACAAAGAAAAGCGTAAAGAGAAACAGGCAACAAAGGAAAGTGAATTATGGTCGACGAAACCTAGTGATAATTCCAAGGTCCGCGGTAAGGATGATCACGAGCACAAAAGCGCTTACAATTTTAAACTAAGTCGATTGCCGACTCACTACGAAAGCTTTCAAACGAACCCTGAAATAGACATACTGACATTCGATGATAATGTCGAAGTGGAAATCGGTGTGGAACAAGACAAGGATTACGAGCAGTCGCAAGATGTGAAACAGAGAAATggtaacgacaacaacaatgacatagGATCGACGCAGGATATTTTCAAGGGAGATGATATCGACAGTATTCCTCTAGCTTGGAAGACTGATGAGCAAGCTGACGATCGGCGGCACGCGCACGATGCTATGAACGAAGAAACAAAATCCGAACCATTTTTCGTGGACGATTTACTATTCGACACCAAAAGTGACGGCAATCAAGATTATCATCGCAAGGAGCTGGTGCAGGATATGCGACGCATACTTGCCAATGGTCCCGAGAATACATCCAATAACAAAGCGTTGAAGTTAGTAGTAGATGAATACGATTATGAAAATGACGATAGCAGTCCAGAAGACCCAACGAAATCAAATCtagataataaaaatagtgaTAACAGCACTTTTAGCATGTCTTCTGAATTCGACGCTGAATTTAGTGAAGTGAATGATGACATACTCGAACCGGTGCAAACTGTCGTGGAGGAAAAATCGACTACACTCGCGCAACATAAACCGTCCCCCACAATTGACACCCAAACGGACTGGAGTCTgttgaagaaaatgaaattaccgGCGGATCATCAGAGTCAATTCGTTGGAGTACGCAAAAATTTCGGTGCTTGCTTTGCCGGCGAAGACAGCTACTTTCATTACAACGATGCCGAGACGATGAGTCAGGTTATAAGCTATAATATAGACTTGAATTTACGCATTAAGACACACTCACCGAATGGCGTTATACTTTGGACGGGTCGACAAGGGACGACGGAGGAAGATGCGGACTTTTTATCTTTGGGAATTGAAAATGG TTatctacattttcgttacgatTTGGGTTCCGGTGAGGTCGATATAAAGTTCAACACGAGCAGAGTAAGCGACGGTCTTTGGCATCGCGTTCGTGCATTCag AGACTCACAAGCTGGCTATTTGGAAATTGAtggcagaaaaacaacaacacaatattcGCCGGGCAAATTAAAGCAGTTGAACACAGACACGGGACTTTATGTCG gTGGCATCCCCAACACAATCTATTTCACACGACGAAAATATGCTAATGGCATTGTCGGCTGTATTTCCGAGATCGTGTTGGCTGgcgaattgaaattgaatttcgaTCCGAATACGCTGGGGACGGCACACAATGTCGAAACGGGATTACTTTGA